In the Ranitomeya imitator isolate aRanImi1 chromosome 2, aRanImi1.pri, whole genome shotgun sequence genome, gtgttgtcttcTTACTTAATATAACTGtaagaaacacatacagggactgaatttatTCTttccatacagataattataggtcgtgtgtatttagtcctgtctattacctggtgatgtgaggggctggggaacctccatcatgacgtccttgtacagatctttgtgtccttctaaatactcccactcctccatggagaaatagatggcgacatcctgacaccttataggaacctgacacatacaatgataccatcatcacCCCGAtctcttcatagcgttactgtataatttcCCAGCATTCCAAACAGTGTCACCTctgcagtcagcagctcaatcatcttgtaggtgagttctaggatgttCTGGTCATCGATGTCCTCATGTATCGGAAGGTGAGGTGGAGgtcccatgattgggctcaggggtcttccccatccctcagacacaggggcctgacagcgctcactagagattTTCTTCACTAATGTGTAATTCTGGTTATGGAGACACATTAATAAaaatcactacagacatttccagagtcctcacctctacaGTTCTGTCAATCTTCTATTCAAATAGATCAGAATGGCATAAATTGACGTCAtgcaatctctcacctctccagtaagccggaagaggatttcTAGGGTGAGATGTAACATCTTTtccaccatcttgtccctgtccctatccatctttGACGGGTCAATcatgaaaattctcttatatagaagatctccactgagatgaTCCGATATTGAAGGTGCCTGAATGGGAGGAATGTGAGCTGTGACAACATCATAAAGATCCTATTTTACAACAACAACAATAGGGGAAACATATGAGGTGATAGAACATGTAGATGTGGTATATCATGTGACACTACAGATACGGAAGTGAATGGTTGCAGAATACCATTTTAACTCTTAATATTTAGACCTTGTGTTTTGGCTAATTAAATCTAACTGTTGTTATTTGTTCATTATTTGTTCATAGTTTGTTGTCTTTAAAATAAAACTTTGCTTTTACTCTTCTAAACACTGAAATTTTAACAACAAGATGGAATACTCTTGAAATTATAGAAATCACTGGATGAATAGACATATTAATGATATTCAAATAATGTAAAAATAGGAACAAAATTTTCACAACATCTGAATTTAATTAGTATCGAGTATGAGCACCACAAGTAGAAATCCCCAGACTGTTTTACCACACTGAATGTACTTGGGAAAATTatgaagatccactgctggcagttccctttgcaattgccgaccaatgatgtcccaggcATGGTTGATGGAAAACAAGTCCAGAGACACTGTAAGCCATTCTAGCACTTTTAAGCCATGCAGGCTGCTTATAATAGCATGAGCAACATGGTGAAGTTGAGTTGGAAAGTGCCTCCTGGGACACTTTGTAAAAATGGCTACACCATTCGTTCCACGAACTAATCATTTTATCGCTGAGCTGTTATTGTAGTTTTAATCAAAAGCCATCATAATTGTTGTGACTTTATTATCATTGGCTTCAATTAAATAGTTAACTGGAACATAAAGTTTTGATAACTTCTTGATGTAcacaactgatagagacataccccaagcgacttgcagctgtaatcgcagcaaaaggtggtgcaacaaagtattaagttaaaggggccaaataatattgcacgccctacttttcagtttttgaatttccacaaaaatttaaaataagcaatacgttttgttcaacttcacaattgtgttccacttgttgattcttcaccaaaaatttacattggtatctttatgtttgaagcatgatatgtgggaaaaggttgaaaagttcaagggagccaaatactttcgcatggcactgtatgtgtCTGTACCGACTAAAACTTGTGTAGAAAAGCAGCAGGACATAAGAAACCATCATCATCATATTATGAGATATTAGACTTTCAATTCAAACAACACAAATAAGGATTATCTCAACGTAGTCTATTAGAAGGCAGTCCTCTTTTATCCGCCCTTTCCCCTGGACTTCCCCGATCTCTTCTCATCTTCTGATTCCAGACCAATGGTGGTGTTGGTGCAAACAGTAAAGGAGCATTCCAGTCCTCAATCTTCATGACCTGCAATCCCATAGCTTCAAAAAAAGCTGGAAGGCTTTCTAAGGAGCATAGCATTGCTGAAATTCCTTCCCTGCAAGCTGTTAAAGCAAAGGAGAAACCCCAGAGATCTTTCAAAATGGACAACAAGGTTTGAGGAGCTTTCTTTTCTGTAGGGTAAAAAGGGACAGATCCAGAAACAGCTGGACCACAGTGCCTGAATATGAAATCTCTTTCTGCAGCCTAGCCTTTGCCATGATCCTTTCCTTAGTGTCATAGTCATGAAGACAGCAGATGATATCTGGTGGATATGGGGGTCGACCCCTTAGGTTGCAGGGCACGGTGAGCTCTGTCAAATTTAACTGGCGTTGATGGAGGATCTCCCAATACAGCATTAAAGATCTCCTGGAGAATTGATTTGGGATTATCTTGCTTATTAGATTCCGGAATGCCCTCACCCGGATATTGCATCCCCTCCCCCAATTATCCAGATCTTCCAGTTGCCCTCGTAGTTCTCTGACAGTCTTTTGTTGTCAAGTGGATAACCGATGCAATTCAGCAACATGGGATCTGGTGGTATCATGTTGCCCCTCCTGAGAGTCTATGCGGCCAGCGAGATGCTGTAAGTCCTGTCTCACATAGGCAATCTCAAACCTACAGGTCTCATTGGCCTCTGCAATTAAGAATTTAAAATCACCCTTGGAAGGAAATTGTGCAAGAAGTCTTTTCCAGGTTGATAAAGGAGGAGCACTCATTTGACCCTCTCCTTCCTCAGAGGACTCCCCTGTGTAATCACTCCAGACCAGAAATCTTAGGGGGATCTTTCAGGGAAGCCATGCCTTCTCCATCCCTTTCAGATCTAATTTTTTTCAGAGAGGTCTTTGTAACCTTGAGGGGCAGAGGAGACCCTTCCTGATACTGCAGAAGGGGGAGAGGCACCCATCCACATCATCTTGTAGTGAGACGCCATCTTGTGAAGCTCTTAGCCCATGAGAGACCTGCTCCCTCTGCTCATCTTGAGCCTGCTGCTGCTGAGTATATCCGTCATGGATATACTAGCTGGGAGAGCTCCAGAGAtcctctcctcctgttcctctcagTGCGGCATCTCCCTCACACTTTGCGGTCTCCTCGTCCTCGCGGCAATATGGCACCCAGACTGCCACACTTGCCAGCTCGCGCATGAGAAAAGCATCGGGAGACGTCGCGGGGGGGAATTGGTTGGCATGCAATGCTCGCGCTTGTGCCAGAGTCTTCATCCTCCTGGGACCCATCGGTGCAGCATGAAAAGAGTCGGTACAGATACTCTATAGCTGTTATAGCCAGACCTGGCAGGAGATCTTCCAACTCACGTCCAATCAGCCCATCACAGAATAAGTGAAGAAATGAAATCTGCGCTCTGATCGGTTACTATGGGAAATGAAAAAGTATTCTTTTAATGTGATGAGGTGACAATTTTATTACATGGAAATTTCCCTCATGGTATAAAACCCACAATCCTCCTATAATAATGTGATGAGTTCTTATATTCTCCAtattctgccccacagtctcctCCTCCAGGATCAGTGTCCTCAGCACAGGACCGACGCCACAGACATTTCATGGGAAATCCCTTTATTCTAAACTATTACACCCGAAATTAGGGAAATTACAGTTTCTCCATTTCTCCAGATTTCTATGGGGAGAAAAACGCGACATTTCCATTCCCTGTAATCTCCACCACCTGTCCCCAAACCAGAGCGCCCTCCCCTGTATACATGAGCACAGCCAGCGTTCtattactgtacatatacacatggcagagctgggggcactatctccgggaatggaggggttactgccccctgcccccgcccagtaatggggaatctccagcacctacctccacctgcagagccgcacaccacatatatggctgttctgtgcgcacaggacctgtgatgaggtcacaggaggggaggagtcaggggtcacatgatcaggggcctcagtgtatgcaggactctgctgtgctggttgtcatggtgctggatgaggggaagtttatgtgtggggtcaggaggggtttacagggtgggaggagcagagccgtgtgtgtacgaggtgtgcggagcagagccgtgtgtgtacgaggtgtacggagcggagccacgtgtgtacgaggtgtacggagcagagccgtgtgtgtacgaggtgtacggagcagagctgtgtgtgtacgaggtgtacggagcagagccgtgtgtgtacgaggtgtacggagcagagccgtgtgtgtacgaggtgtacggagtggagccgtgtgtgtacgaggtgtgcggagcagagccgtgtgtgtacgaggtgtacggagcggagccgtgtgtgtacgaggtgtacggagcggagccgtgtgtgtacgaggtgtacggagcagagccgtgtgtgtacgaggtgtacggagaggagccgtgtgtgtacgaggtgtgcggagcagagccgtgtgtgtacgaggtgtacggagcagagccgtgtgtgtacgaggtgtacggagtggagccgtgtgtgtacgaggtgtgcggagcagagccgtgtgtgtacgaggtgtacggagaggagccgtgtgtgtacgaggtgtatggcgcagagccgcgtgtgtacgaggtgtacggagcagagccgtgtgtacgaggtgtacggagcggagccgcgtgtgtacgaggtgtacggagcggagccgtgtgtacgaggtgtacggagcggagccgtgtgtgtacgatgtgtaagaagtggagccgtgtgtgtacgaggtgtatggcgcagagccgcgtgtgtacgaggtgtacggagcagagccgtgtgtgtacgaggtgtacggagcagagccgtgtgtgtacgaggtgtacggagcagagccgtgtgtatgaggtgtacgtagcggagccgtgtgtgtaggaggtgtacggagcagagccatgtgtgtgacatgtacggagaggagccgtgtgtatgtgTAATAGTACTGTATCTGTAATACGTATGTTGCAGAACATATGTATGTAATCGACTTGTATGAAGACTGGTGTATAATGTGCGACTGGTGTAAGAACATGTTTCTGCACCGTCATATATCTTCACAATAATTTTGTTTTGTCAGGAAGTACTTATCAATTTCGTTTTCTGAAGCATACATATAGGGTCGGTGGTGGCCTCCACATTTGGTTTCACACTCCTCTCTTTGATGTTTTTACTTGGACCTTGATCCTTCCTGTTCTTCACATTTGTAGCCCCAAACCCAGGAGAGGTAAATCTATTCGTGTAGATTGCCAATTACAGAGGTCGCCTTTCTGTTGGCAGATGGGCTCACACAATTTAGCAAAATGCATGTTAACTACCTAAATATTATAAATATTGCTTATTAGTAGAATTTCCAGAACAGTAGGTGCTAGAGAGCTGAAACCTTCCGAAGTGACTGATTTACCTTTTTTATGTGTCAAATTTGTGTCACATTGGTCCAGTTGTTTGCCCATAAATTAATATTttcctttataattttttttttgcagatataTGTTGAAAACGGTATGTCGTAG is a window encoding:
- the LOC138663990 gene encoding gastrula zinc finger protein XlCGF66.1-like, giving the protein MWCAALQVEAPSISDHLSGDLLYKRIFMIDPSKMDRDRDKMVEKMLHLTLEILFRLTGENYTLVKKISSERCQAPVSEGWGRPLSPIMGPPPHLPIHEDIDDQNILELTYKMIELLTAEVPIRCQDVAIYFSMEEWEYLEGHKDLYKDVMMEVPQPLTSPVILSKKTTPERCPHLLLPQNCSEENPIVSQEHQIDGEKVS